Proteins encoded in a region of the Streptomyces sp. NBC_00310 genome:
- a CDS encoding TetR/AcrR family transcriptional regulator has translation MTPGARHPDEPTAPRLRSDAERNRGRIIAAGRSVFARDGLNASMASVAREAGVGIATILRHFPAKEALVAAVFSDRMDAYADAVAVALDDPDPWHGFVGYIETACAMQAADYGFADVLTMTFPTAKALEKRRDEAYESMVELIGRAKATGRLREDFDPSDLVLIHMANAGVVNATGDAAPDAWRRVVALMIQSLEAPARGPLPASPAHDALYNAMLRAGPAGPTAPAPGKSG, from the coding sequence ATGACCCCTGGCGCCCGACATCCTGACGAACCCACCGCGCCTCGGCTGCGCAGTGACGCCGAACGCAACCGGGGGCGGATCATCGCCGCCGGACGCTCGGTGTTCGCCCGCGACGGCCTGAACGCCTCGATGGCGTCGGTGGCACGGGAGGCGGGTGTGGGGATCGCGACGATCCTCCGTCACTTCCCCGCGAAGGAGGCGCTCGTCGCCGCGGTCTTCTCCGACCGGATGGACGCCTACGCCGACGCGGTCGCCGTCGCCCTCGACGACCCCGACCCCTGGCACGGCTTCGTCGGCTACATCGAGACCGCCTGCGCGATGCAGGCCGCCGACTACGGCTTCGCCGACGTCCTGACCATGACCTTCCCCACCGCCAAAGCCCTGGAGAAGCGCCGCGACGAGGCGTACGAGTCCATGGTCGAGCTCATCGGCCGTGCCAAGGCCACCGGTCGTCTGCGGGAGGACTTCGACCCCTCGGACCTGGTCCTGATCCACATGGCCAACGCCGGCGTCGTCAACGCGACCGGCGACGCCGCCCCGGACGCCTGGCGCCGTGTCGTGGCCCTCATGATCCAGTCCCTGGAAGCACCGGCCCGCGGCCCTCTGCCCGCCTCACCCGCGCACGACGCCCTCTACAACGCCATGCTCCGCGCCGGGCCGGCAGGCCCCACCGCACCGGCGCCGGGCAAGAGCGGCTGA
- a CDS encoding DNA alkylation repair protein: MAELAGLEDPKAREVNERHGDDHGVNLGKLRALAKRLKTQQELACRLWETGDSAARLLALLICRPKAFGRDELDVMVREARTPKVHDWLVNYVVKKNPHAEELRLAWSADPDPVVASAGWALTTERVAKNPEGLDLVGLLDVVETEMQDAPDRLQWAMNHCLARIGIDHAEHRARAIDIGERLEVLKDYPTSPGCTSPFAPVWITEMVRRQHDT, from the coding sequence ATGGCGGAGCTGGCCGGGTTGGAGGACCCGAAGGCACGCGAGGTGAACGAGAGACACGGTGACGACCACGGTGTGAACCTTGGCAAGCTGCGCGCGCTCGCGAAGCGGCTGAAGACGCAGCAGGAACTCGCGTGCCGGCTCTGGGAGACGGGTGACAGCGCGGCAAGGCTGCTGGCACTCCTGATCTGCCGCCCGAAGGCGTTCGGGCGGGACGAGTTGGACGTCATGGTGCGCGAGGCGCGCACACCCAAGGTGCACGACTGGCTCGTGAACTACGTGGTGAAGAAGAACCCGCACGCGGAAGAGCTCCGCCTGGCCTGGTCCGCCGATCCGGATCCCGTGGTCGCGAGTGCCGGCTGGGCGCTGACCACCGAACGCGTGGCGAAGAATCCCGAGGGCCTCGATCTCGTGGGACTGCTCGACGTCGTCGAGACGGAGATGCAAGACGCCCCGGACCGCCTGCAGTGGGCGATGAACCACTGCCTGGCCCGGATCGGCATCGACCACGCCGAGCACCGCGCCCGTGCGATCGACATCGGTGAGCGCCTGGAGGTGCTCAAGGACTATCCGACCTCCCCGGGCTGCACCTCTCCGTTCGCACCCGTCTGGATCACCGAGATGGTGCGCCGACAGCACGACACCTAG
- a CDS encoding TetR/AcrR family transcriptional regulator: protein MTRTPDDATAERADAARNRARLLEAAARLVADRGAEHVTMHEVARAAGVGKGTLFRRFGDRDGLLLALQGDAEAEFHEAYTCGPPPLGPGAPARDRLMAFGCALIERIADDENLGAALARQVSVDRRHDSDTCRAFHHHIECLLREAEVGGDPTLLAHAMLAFVNLGTMDHLRDENQVTAARLRTAWADLVRRVTGADGRDDRRAETTTGAARPRRTPR from the coding sequence GTGACGAGGACGCCGGACGACGCCACCGCGGAGCGGGCCGACGCCGCCCGCAACCGCGCCCGATTACTGGAGGCGGCTGCCCGCTTGGTGGCCGACCGGGGAGCCGAGCACGTGACGATGCACGAGGTCGCGCGGGCGGCGGGGGTGGGAAAGGGCACGCTCTTCCGCCGGTTCGGTGACCGTGACGGGCTCCTGCTGGCCCTGCAGGGCGACGCCGAGGCGGAATTCCATGAGGCGTACACATGCGGTCCTCCTCCACTCGGGCCGGGAGCACCGGCGCGGGACCGGCTGATGGCGTTCGGCTGCGCCCTGATCGAGCGCATCGCCGACGACGAGAACCTGGGCGCCGCGCTGGCCCGCCAGGTCTCCGTCGACCGGCGCCATGACTCGGACACCTGCCGGGCTTTCCACCACCACATCGAGTGCCTCTTGCGTGAAGCGGAGGTCGGGGGTGATCCCACCCTGCTCGCCCACGCCATGCTCGCCTTCGTGAACCTCGGGACCATGGACCACCTGCGCGACGAGAACCAGGTCACCGCCGCACGCCTGCGGACCGCCTGGGCGGACCTGGTCCGGCGGGTGACCGGAGCCGACGGGCGAGACGACCGGAGAGCCGAAACCACAACCGGCGCAGCGAGGCCGCGACGTACGCCACGGTAA
- a CDS encoding non-heme iron oxygenase ferredoxin subunit — MPGSGYTYLCTFDVLQEGVPRRFEVEGVPVSLVLTEQQVFAIYDVCSHSAVSLSEGEVDGCTVECWLHASRFDLRTGAPLDPPASRPVPVYPVRVEDGRVYARVGPRSER, encoded by the coding sequence ATGCCCGGCAGCGGCTACACGTACCTTTGCACGTTCGACGTGTTGCAGGAGGGCGTCCCCCGACGGTTCGAGGTGGAGGGCGTCCCGGTCTCCCTGGTCCTGACGGAGCAGCAGGTGTTCGCGATCTACGATGTGTGCTCGCACAGCGCCGTATCGCTCTCCGAGGGTGAGGTGGACGGGTGCACGGTCGAGTGCTGGCTGCACGCCTCCCGTTTCGACCTGCGGACCGGAGCCCCCCTCGATCCGCCGGCGTCGCGTCCCGTCCCCGTGTACCCGGTGCGGGTCGAGGACGGTCGCGTCTACGCACGAGTGGGACCGCGGAGCGAACGGTGA
- a CDS encoding VOC family protein, with the protein MKIHLTSVFVDDQARAEHFYTEILGFVKKHDVPVGEKDRWLTVVSPDELDGTELLLEPAGHPAARTYRDTLVEDGIPLAQFAVDDVQAEYERLRGLGVRFIQEPLEMGPVTTAVFDDTCGNLIQIATQPQ; encoded by the coding sequence ATGAAGATCCATCTGACCAGCGTCTTCGTCGACGACCAGGCCAGGGCCGAGCACTTCTACACCGAGATCCTCGGCTTCGTGAAGAAACATGACGTCCCGGTGGGTGAAAAGGACCGGTGGCTGACCGTCGTCTCGCCCGACGAGCTCGACGGCACCGAACTCCTCCTGGAACCCGCAGGCCATCCCGCCGCCCGGACCTACCGCGACACGCTCGTCGAGGACGGCATCCCGCTCGCCCAGTTCGCCGTCGACGACGTGCAGGCGGAGTACGAGCGGCTGCGTGGCCTCGGTGTGCGCTTCATCCAGGAGCCCCTGGAGATGGGCCCCGTCACCACCGCCGTCTTCGACGACACCTGCGGCAACCTGATCCAGATCGCGACGCAGCCGCAGTAG
- a CDS encoding ArsR/SmtB family transcription factor, protein MADDLFKALADPTRRIILDELTEKSGQTLFEICSRLSMKHQLGISRQAISQHLAVLEAAGLVETRREGRYKFHDLNTAPLRQIAERWLVADPSGPQESTP, encoded by the coding sequence GTGGCCGACGACCTGTTCAAAGCCTTGGCCGACCCCACGCGCCGCATCATTCTCGACGAGCTCACCGAGAAGTCCGGACAGACACTGTTCGAGATCTGTTCGCGACTGAGCATGAAGCATCAGCTCGGCATCTCGCGCCAGGCGATCTCCCAGCACCTCGCCGTGCTGGAGGCCGCCGGGCTCGTCGAGACCAGGCGGGAGGGCCGCTACAAGTTCCACGACCTGAACACGGCCCCGCTGCGGCAGATCGCCGAGCGATGGCTCGTGGCCGACCCATCCGGACCGCAGGAGAGCACCCCATGA